The Rhodocytophaga rosea genome has a segment encoding these proteins:
- a CDS encoding M1 family metallopeptidase encodes MFTACQQSATEQATSTQQTTHNDTLSMSSQPDVHSFARPNEAVVKHLSLDLTVDFNSKTLAGKVSLNIDNKTQTDTLYLDTYNLTINKVTAGAEEKPVTYTLGKKVEHLGQALALVITPEVKQVHIYYTTSPQAEALQWLTPQQTAGKKYPFLFTQSQAILARTWVPIQDSPGIRFTYDAKIKVPAELLALMSADNPTVKNAEGVYTFKMDKPIPAYLLALSVGDLAFESLGPNTGVYAEPATLKKSVYEFADLEKMLGAAEKIYGKYAWGRYDLLVLPPSFPFGGMENPKLTFATPTILAGDRSLISLVAHELAHSWSGNLVTNQTWNDFWLNEGFTVYFERRIMEELYGKPYADMLALLGYQDLMQTVEEFGKDSKDTQLKLELAGRNPDDGVSDIAYEKGFSFLLVLEKTVGREKWDAFVKNYFQKFSFQSMNTENFLNYLKAELFADNPQQFDQLNIQEWVYGQGIPANIVKISSERFEAVDTAVQQWQQGTPAAQLKTKEWSSHEWLHFIRQLPDSLNISQMSELDKAFYFTDSGNSEILAAWFEHAIQTQYKPAYPALEKFLISVGRRKFLTPLYQALIKTPEGKKTAHQIYAKARPNYHFVAVNTLDSLLK; translated from the coding sequence TTGTTCACGGCATGCCAACAGTCGGCTACTGAGCAAGCAACATCTACCCAACAAACCACGCATAACGATACCTTATCTATGAGCAGCCAGCCCGATGTACATTCATTTGCCCGCCCCAATGAGGCCGTAGTAAAACACCTGTCTCTTGACCTTACTGTTGATTTTAATTCGAAAACTTTGGCTGGAAAGGTTAGTTTAAATATTGATAATAAAACCCAGACTGATACGCTTTACCTGGATACTTATAATCTGACCATCAATAAGGTTACTGCCGGGGCAGAGGAAAAACCAGTTACCTATACCTTAGGCAAGAAAGTAGAACATTTAGGGCAAGCTCTGGCTTTGGTAATAACACCGGAAGTCAAACAAGTACATATTTATTATACAACAAGTCCGCAGGCAGAAGCCCTGCAATGGCTTACGCCTCAACAAACGGCCGGTAAAAAATATCCATTTTTGTTTACACAATCGCAGGCCATACTGGCCCGTACCTGGGTGCCTATTCAGGATAGCCCTGGAATCCGGTTTACATATGATGCGAAAATTAAAGTACCTGCAGAATTATTAGCTCTAATGAGTGCAGATAATCCTACGGTTAAAAATGCAGAAGGAGTGTATACCTTTAAAATGGATAAACCTATTCCGGCCTATTTGCTGGCACTTTCCGTAGGCGATCTGGCTTTTGAATCCTTAGGTCCAAATACAGGCGTTTATGCTGAACCGGCTACCCTAAAAAAATCCGTTTATGAGTTTGCTGACCTTGAAAAAATGCTGGGGGCTGCTGAGAAAATATATGGAAAGTATGCCTGGGGCCGCTATGATCTGCTGGTGCTTCCACCCAGTTTTCCTTTCGGAGGTATGGAGAATCCTAAACTTACCTTTGCTACCCCCACTATTCTGGCAGGCGACCGTTCCCTCATTAGCCTGGTAGCGCACGAACTGGCACATTCATGGTCGGGTAATCTGGTAACCAATCAAACCTGGAACGATTTCTGGCTCAATGAAGGCTTTACGGTATATTTTGAACGGCGGATTATGGAAGAATTATATGGAAAACCTTATGCCGATATGCTGGCGCTTTTAGGCTACCAGGATCTGATGCAAACGGTAGAGGAGTTTGGAAAAGACAGCAAAGATACCCAGCTTAAACTGGAGTTGGCTGGCCGCAATCCCGATGATGGGGTAAGTGATATTGCCTATGAAAAAGGGTTTTCGTTTTTGTTAGTACTGGAAAAAACAGTGGGCCGGGAGAAATGGGATGCTTTTGTAAAAAATTATTTCCAGAAGTTTTCCTTCCAGTCGATGAATACAGAAAACTTCCTCAACTATCTCAAGGCTGAGTTATTTGCTGACAATCCACAGCAATTTGATCAGTTAAATATTCAGGAATGGGTGTATGGACAAGGAATTCCGGCGAATATTGTTAAAATTTCTTCTGAACGGTTTGAGGCTGTAGATACTGCTGTACAACAATGGCAGCAAGGCACACCAGCTGCTCAATTGAAAACAAAGGAATGGAGTTCTCATGAATGGCTACATTTTATTCGTCAACTGCCAGATAGTCTAAATATCAGCCAGATGAGTGAACTCGATAAAGCTTTTTATTTTACAGATTCTGGTAATTCAGAGATTCTGGCCGCCTGGTTTGAACATGCTATTCAAACCCAATATAAACCGGCCTATCCGGCACTCGAAAAATTTCTGATAAGTGTGGGCAGGCGCAAGTTTTTAACGCCGTTATATCAGGCTTTAATTAAAACACCAGAGGGTAAAAAAACAGCCCATCAGATCTATGCAAAGGCACGTCCTAATTACCATTTCGTGGCGGTAAATACACTTGATAGTTTACTCAAATAA
- a CDS encoding transporter: protein MRRKFTTISAIAVAFSLTCFCEFSLAQDNTWQDKPAKSYKSYNSFKAPLIEDNSFFVEEAFNQSAGVIQFISTCYFDNINSRNLIYSFTQEIPLQDVKHQISYTINYIALNAQSPGLQGLGDFMVNYRYELKGKDDWALITPRFSLIIPTGDFRKGFGSGAWGGQFNLPITKMVSNRLVFHYNTGFTFLKDAQFALSDATSENEVKHKHLTGINLGASMIWMPADKLNLMLEYVSNINDSFNETGQVNKGHQLVLNPGLRYAFDIGKCQIVPGISIPVAIEKNTRQPGAFIYLSIEPNYNIKK from the coding sequence ATGAGAAGAAAATTTACTACCATATCTGCGATTGCTGTAGCTTTTTCGCTGACCTGTTTTTGTGAATTCAGCCTGGCACAAGATAATACGTGGCAGGATAAACCGGCGAAATCGTACAAATCCTATAATTCATTTAAGGCTCCTCTCATTGAAGACAATTCTTTTTTTGTAGAAGAAGCCTTTAATCAGAGTGCAGGCGTGATACAATTTATCTCCACCTGCTATTTTGATAATATTAACAGCCGGAATTTAATCTACAGTTTTACCCAGGAGATTCCCTTACAAGATGTAAAACATCAGATCAGCTATACTATTAATTATATTGCGTTGAATGCGCAATCTCCCGGATTACAAGGCTTAGGGGATTTTATGGTGAATTACCGCTACGAGTTGAAAGGAAAAGACGACTGGGCGCTTATCACACCCAGATTTTCTCTTATTATTCCCACAGGTGATTTCCGGAAAGGCTTTGGTTCGGGTGCCTGGGGCGGACAATTTAATCTGCCAATTACCAAAATGGTGAGCAATAGGCTGGTTTTTCATTATAATACTGGTTTTACTTTTCTGAAAGATGCCCAGTTTGCCCTGTCTGATGCAACCAGTGAAAATGAAGTTAAACACAAACATCTGACAGGTATAAACCTGGGAGCCAGTATGATTTGGATGCCTGCCGATAAACTGAATCTGATGCTAGAATACGTGTCCAATATAAATGATTCATTTAATGAAACAGGGCAGGTCAACAAAGGCCATCAACTGGTTCTAAATCCGGGACTACGTTATGCGTTCGACATAGGAAAGTGCCAGATTGTTCCTGGAATCAGTATTCCGGTAGCTATCGAAAAAAATACCCGGCAGCCAGGCGCATTCATTTACTTATCCATTGAACCTAATTATAACATCAAGAAATAA
- a CDS encoding GAF domain-containing protein, translating to MKTKLSIIIPGIVLLAGGLIIILIKYTQSETTASYNKNQPLIQVSDNLKYKTTVGHLWFEEYMAGDESIDPQKDVLARFETSSQILKGILKGGTTELGTFEKLEDADMITIVGKTLEELEELKAYTRQRWQNKLAHINRVEADTIGNIAINTGEQAGGDLDKRFDASFDKIQFFLDEFKMLINQKVAEDVSTVHQLSTTVSALLTCIFLGMAFMVHKFQKKNEKIAQELDIKLEKEKIRLEMMTSFADQIGQGNYEQVLSVDAQEKDSLAVALTSMKEKLKKVAEEDKQRDWINVGYARISEIIRSSGDNSDTFYFNMIAFLVKYLDANQGGIFVVNTQNENDIFIELKACLAYEKKKFIQKRIEIGEGLVGRCMQEREFIYMTVLPNNYINITSGLGEANPSCLLLIPLKLGKEIFGIIEIASFNRLEKYQIDFMEKITESIASAISGVKVNERTHSLLAKAQQQAEELRAQEEEMRQNMEELAATQEEMIRKEKEYRQIIEDLQPDHSNHTSI from the coding sequence ATGAAAACAAAACTGTCTATCATTATACCGGGCATAGTACTTCTGGCCGGTGGTCTTATTATTATTCTAATTAAGTATACGCAATCTGAAACGACAGCTTCTTATAATAAGAATCAGCCTTTAATTCAGGTGAGCGACAACCTGAAATACAAGACGACTGTAGGCCATCTCTGGTTTGAAGAATATATGGCTGGCGACGAATCTATCGATCCGCAAAAAGATGTATTAGCCCGATTTGAAACATCTAGTCAGATACTCAAAGGTATATTGAAGGGAGGCACAACAGAACTGGGTACTTTTGAAAAGCTGGAGGATGCAGATATGATAACCATTGTAGGTAAAACTCTTGAAGAGTTAGAGGAATTAAAAGCATACACTAGGCAAAGGTGGCAAAATAAGCTAGCCCATATAAATAGAGTAGAGGCGGATACAATAGGTAACATAGCAATAAATACCGGAGAGCAGGCAGGGGGGGATCTTGATAAAAGGTTTGATGCTTCTTTTGATAAAATACAGTTTTTTCTCGATGAATTTAAAATGCTAATAAATCAGAAAGTGGCAGAAGATGTATCAACTGTACATCAATTATCAACAACAGTTTCTGCTTTATTAACATGTATCTTTTTGGGTATGGCTTTCATGGTACATAAATTTCAGAAAAAGAATGAAAAGATAGCACAAGAGCTGGATATAAAACTGGAGAAAGAAAAAATCAGGTTGGAAATGATGACTTCATTTGCTGATCAGATTGGCCAGGGAAATTATGAGCAAGTATTGTCTGTGGATGCTCAGGAGAAAGACAGTCTGGCTGTTGCCCTCACCAGTATGAAAGAAAAACTTAAAAAAGTAGCTGAAGAAGATAAGCAGAGAGATTGGATAAACGTTGGGTATGCCAGAATCAGTGAAATTATACGCAGCTCAGGAGATAATTCAGATACATTTTATTTTAATATGATTGCCTTTCTTGTAAAATACCTGGATGCCAATCAGGGAGGTATTTTCGTTGTAAACACACAAAATGAAAATGATATATTTATTGAATTAAAAGCTTGTCTGGCGTATGAAAAAAAGAAGTTTATCCAGAAAAGAATTGAAATAGGAGAGGGGTTAGTTGGCCGGTGTATGCAGGAAAGGGAATTTATTTATATGACTGTGCTTCCGAATAATTATATCAATATCACTTCAGGTTTGGGTGAAGCAAATCCTAGTTGTTTACTGCTGATACCTCTCAAACTTGGGAAGGAGATATTTGGCATTATAGAAATTGCTTCATTTAACCGTTTGGAAAAATACCAGATCGACTTTATGGAGAAAATTACTGAAAGTATTGCATCTGCTATTTCAGGCGTAAAGGTGAATGAGCGAACACATAGCCTCCTGGCCAAAGCACAACAGCAAGCCGAAGAACTTCGGGCACAGGAAGAAGAAATGCGTCAGAATATGGAGGAGTTAGCTGCTACGCAGGAAGAAATGATCCGCAAAGAAAAAGAATACAGGCAGATCATTGAAGATCTTCAGCCAGACCATTCAAATCATACTTCTATTTAG
- a CDS encoding CocE/NonD family hydrolase: MLKLKFSLFLFFALIHASLAQDTQWPVLTSQQKQDSLYFMKHYRVSKEMIPMRDGIKLYTEIISPVEASKNNPYPFLMERTPYNASTTQYDLYLAPSLAKLMKEGFIFINQDVRGRWRSEGDFSHERPLVDNPNKKKQKQPDESTDTYDTLDWLLKHVKGNNGNAGVYGVSYPGFYSTAAALSNHPALKAVSPQAPVTDWFIGDDVHHKGAFFWLDFFDFLPWFNQDEPDQPATRTFGVLDSKNCDNYDYFLHEIITPKRANTEFFKDSIPFWKDILAHPDNDSYWKSRNPLFHARNLKPAILTVGGWYDAEDLYGALETYRAIEKQNPQTNNRLVMGPWCHGCWWEEASSLGDVHFGGPTGEYYIDSLFLPFMNYYLKGKGNMPQPAEATMFETGMNRWRKFDKWPPQSAEEKSLYLLPGGKIGFSAPTTNDSYDEYLSDPAHPVPYQSHTHRKRTTDYMLDDQRFASSRPDVLTFSSELLSEDLTLAGPILADIVASISTTDADFVVKLIDVYPQDTPDTVAAKDSKAVMGGYQQLVRAEILRGRYRNSFEKPEAFKPNEATPVKFELPGLLHTFRKGHRLMVQIQSSWFPLADRNPQQFINIYEADPKDYIKSTIRIYHDAQRSSKLLIHVLPK, encoded by the coding sequence ATGCTGAAGTTAAAATTCTCCTTGTTTCTATTCTTTGCCCTTATTCATGCTTCTTTAGCTCAGGATACACAATGGCCAGTTCTAACGTCACAGCAGAAGCAGGATAGTTTATATTTCATGAAACATTACCGGGTGAGCAAAGAAATGATTCCCATGCGGGATGGTATAAAACTATATACTGAAATTATATCTCCTGTTGAAGCTTCAAAAAATAACCCTTATCCATTTTTAATGGAAAGAACTCCCTATAATGCCTCAACTACACAGTATGACTTGTATCTAGCTCCTTCTTTGGCTAAACTCATGAAGGAAGGATTTATATTCATCAACCAGGATGTTCGTGGAAGATGGCGCTCAGAGGGTGATTTTTCGCATGAACGGCCTCTGGTAGATAACCCCAATAAGAAAAAGCAAAAGCAACCTGATGAAAGTACTGATACTTATGATACGCTGGACTGGCTCCTTAAGCATGTAAAAGGTAATAATGGCAATGCTGGCGTTTATGGTGTATCTTATCCTGGGTTTTACAGTACGGCGGCAGCTTTGAGTAATCATCCTGCTTTAAAGGCCGTTTCTCCTCAAGCTCCGGTTACAGACTGGTTTATAGGCGATGATGTTCACCACAAAGGCGCTTTTTTCTGGTTGGATTTTTTTGACTTTTTGCCCTGGTTCAATCAGGATGAGCCAGATCAGCCAGCTACACGCACTTTTGGCGTGCTGGATAGTAAAAACTGTGATAACTATGATTATTTTCTCCACGAGATCATTACACCGAAACGGGCAAACACAGAGTTTTTTAAAGATAGTATTCCTTTCTGGAAGGATATTCTCGCCCATCCTGATAATGATTCTTACTGGAAAAGCCGTAATCCTCTTTTCCATGCACGTAACCTGAAACCAGCCATTTTAACAGTAGGTGGATGGTACGATGCCGAAGACTTGTATGGCGCATTAGAAACATATAGAGCCATTGAAAAACAAAATCCGCAAACCAATAACCGACTAGTAATGGGTCCCTGGTGCCATGGTTGCTGGTGGGAAGAAGCCAGCTCTTTGGGTGATGTTCATTTTGGTGGCCCTACTGGTGAATACTATATTGATAGTCTGTTTCTGCCATTTATGAATTATTATTTGAAAGGCAAGGGTAATATGCCTCAACCAGCGGAGGCTACCATGTTTGAAACAGGCATGAACCGCTGGCGTAAGTTTGACAAATGGCCTCCTCAGTCCGCAGAAGAGAAAAGCTTGTATTTGTTGCCGGGTGGTAAAATCGGTTTCTCAGCACCTACCACAAACGATTCTTATGATGAATACCTTTCTGACCCAGCCCACCCGGTCCCTTACCAAAGCCATACACACCGGAAACGTACCACCGATTATATGCTCGACGACCAGCGGTTTGCTTCCAGCCGTCCGGATGTATTAACCTTTTCTAGTGAATTACTCTCAGAAGATCTGACACTGGCTGGCCCTATATTGGCAGATATTGTAGCTAGCATTAGTACCACTGATGCAGACTTTGTAGTAAAACTGATAGATGTATATCCACAGGATACGCCTGATACGGTGGCTGCTAAAGACAGTAAAGCTGTTATGGGAGGATATCAGCAACTGGTACGGGCAGAAATACTGAGAGGGCGCTACCGCAACAGCTTTGAAAAGCCAGAAGCCTTCAAGCCAAATGAGGCTACTCCAGTAAAGTTTGAATTACCTGGTTTGTTACATACATTTCGTAAAGGGCACCGTCTGATGGTACAAATTCAAAGCTCCTGGTTTCCATTGGCAGACCGCAATCCACAACAGTTTATCAATATCTATGAAGCTGATCCAAAAGACTATATTAAGTCTACCATCCGGATTTATCATGATGCCCAGCGTAGTTCCAAATTATTAATACATGTTTTACCGAAATAA
- a CDS encoding ABC transporter permease: MLKNYFIISFRNLFRNTAFSVINIIGLAVGISACLIIYLIIQFELSFDTFHPDRNRIYRVYSEFSGAFADKNAGVPAALPSFVQQQFTGIEKISAFHTFSARVDLLEKQKNLDEQTDIVLVHPDYFDLFPSYEWVAGSPEQSLLAPFQVVLTESKAKKYFNSSRVTEILGKTIRYNDSLEVKVSGIIKDLQQPTDLIFTDFISFNTIGQSWLKERINTEDWASTSSSSQLFIQLSPGTSPEKVKLQLREAEKKYLAFNKDISWQIAFHLQTLANIHFNPDLRIFDRNRTAAHLPTLQILTVLALFLLLIAAINFINLITAQAIRRAKEVGIRKVLGSTRGELIQQFLCETLVVTMFAVGVSVIITDLSLIYFQEFIPDGVEFRLTDSFTVLFLLITTLIVSILSGIYPAFVLSSFPPVQVLKNQIFVKSGHTRTAYLRKSLIIFQFAFAQILIVGTLIMSWQIDYMLNKDMGFTKDAIVTFYTPGNQPSQRFILKQELTKFSEIKAISMHDQPPAEAGYSSSIIEYNTGKEIRKHNVYRKYGDTAYIHLYNIPLIAGRNLQASDSLQEFIINETYARQLGFKQPADALGKILHNGDRDYPIVGIVKDFHIQSLHNPIQPVAIANETHNFFAFSLKLATQGKQAKDVQAILKKINMVWDKLYTKEKFSYTFMDESIARFYKSEQRSAKLVTTATGVAIFISCLGLFGLATYTAQTRTKEIGIRKVLGASVSNIVALLSKDFLKLVILANLIAWPVAWWSVHVWLESFAYRIDVQLLLFLGSGLVALFIALATVSYQAIKAAVANPVNSLRNE; encoded by the coding sequence ATGCTGAAAAATTACTTCATCATTTCTTTCCGGAATCTGTTTAGGAATACGGCATTTTCTGTTATTAATATAATAGGATTGGCTGTTGGCATCAGCGCCTGCTTGATTATCTACCTGATTATCCAGTTCGAACTGAGCTTTGATACCTTTCATCCGGACAGAAATCGGATTTACCGGGTATATTCAGAATTTAGCGGTGCTTTTGCGGATAAAAATGCTGGCGTTCCTGCAGCACTTCCTTCTTTTGTGCAGCAACAATTCACAGGTATTGAAAAGATAAGTGCTTTTCATACTTTTTCAGCGAGAGTAGATTTGCTGGAAAAGCAGAAAAACCTTGATGAGCAAACTGATATAGTCCTGGTTCACCCAGATTATTTTGACTTGTTTCCATCGTATGAATGGGTAGCAGGTTCGCCGGAACAGTCTTTACTTGCTCCTTTTCAGGTAGTGTTAACAGAAAGTAAGGCGAAAAAATATTTCAATTCCTCACGTGTAACAGAAATTCTGGGCAAAACCATCCGGTATAATGATTCTCTTGAGGTGAAAGTATCGGGTATTATAAAAGACCTTCAACAGCCAACCGATCTGATTTTTACTGACTTTATATCATTCAATACTATTGGGCAGAGCTGGCTCAAAGAGCGGATAAATACAGAGGATTGGGCAAGTACCAGCAGTAGTTCTCAGTTATTTATTCAATTATCGCCAGGCACTTCGCCGGAAAAAGTGAAGTTGCAATTACGTGAGGCCGAGAAAAAATATCTGGCTTTTAACAAAGATATTTCATGGCAGATTGCTTTTCATTTACAAACTCTGGCAAATATTCATTTTAATCCCGACCTGCGGATATTCGACAGAAACAGGACAGCAGCTCATTTGCCGACTCTACAGATTTTAACTGTTCTGGCTTTATTCTTACTACTCATTGCTGCCATCAACTTTATTAATCTGATTACAGCACAAGCCATCAGACGGGCAAAAGAAGTGGGTATACGTAAAGTACTGGGTAGTACACGTGGCGAACTTATTCAGCAGTTTCTCTGCGAAACACTTGTTGTTACGATGTTTGCCGTTGGTGTGTCGGTAATTATTACAGATTTGTCGCTGATTTATTTCCAGGAATTTATTCCGGATGGGGTCGAATTCCGGCTTACCGATTCGTTTACTGTTCTTTTTCTGCTTATTACAACACTCATTGTAAGCATTTTATCAGGTATCTATCCGGCATTTGTCCTTTCTTCTTTTCCGCCGGTACAGGTGCTTAAAAATCAGATATTTGTAAAGAGTGGCCACACCCGAACGGCTTATCTGCGCAAGAGTCTGATCATTTTCCAGTTTGCATTTGCGCAAATATTAATTGTAGGAACCTTAATCATGAGCTGGCAAATAGACTATATGCTCAATAAAGATATGGGGTTTACAAAAGATGCCATTGTTACCTTTTATACGCCAGGGAACCAGCCGAGCCAGCGTTTTATACTCAAGCAGGAGCTAACGAAGTTTTCGGAGATCAAAGCCATCAGTATGCATGACCAGCCACCTGCCGAAGCTGGGTATAGCAGCAGTATTATCGAATATAATACTGGTAAAGAAATACGCAAGCACAATGTGTACCGCAAATACGGAGATACAGCCTATATACATCTTTATAATATTCCGCTGATTGCCGGAAGAAACTTGCAGGCAAGTGATAGCTTACAAGAGTTTATAATTAATGAAACCTATGCCAGACAACTGGGATTTAAACAGCCTGCGGATGCACTCGGAAAAATATTGCACAATGGGGACAGAGATTATCCCATTGTAGGCATAGTAAAAGATTTTCATATTCAATCGCTGCATAATCCGATTCAGCCGGTAGCTATTGCCAATGAAACGCATAATTTTTTCGCATTCAGCCTGAAATTAGCTACACAAGGTAAACAGGCAAAAGATGTTCAGGCCATCCTGAAAAAGATCAATATGGTCTGGGACAAGCTATATACGAAAGAGAAATTCAGCTATACGTTTATGGATGAATCTATCGCCAGGTTTTATAAATCTGAACAACGCTCTGCCAAACTGGTGACCACAGCTACCGGAGTTGCCATTTTTATTTCCTGCCTGGGCTTATTCGGGTTAGCTACTTATACAGCTCAAACCCGCACCAAGGAAATAGGCATCCGCAAGGTGCTGGGCGCTTCGGTAAGTAATATTGTAGCGCTGCTTTCCAAAGATTTTCTCAAGCTGGTAATACTTGCTAATCTGATCGCCTGGCCAGTTGCCTGGTGGTCGGTGCATGTATGGCTGGAGAGTTTTGCATATCGGATTGATGTGCAACTGCTGTTATTCCTGGGTTCAGGCTTAGTGGCCTTATTTATAGCATTAGCGACGGTGAGCTATCAGGCCATTAAAGCAGCGGTCGCCAACCCGGTAAATAGTTTGAGAAATGAATAA
- a CDS encoding ABC transporter permease — MLKNYFKTAVRHLVKQKAYAFINGFGLSVGIAFCLLILTFIQDELSFDRFHTKADRIYRIHRTNLAEPATGEEEKGFFSNLKNRHGNKLIYLPIPLAPLMQEEIPEIKQTVRVREGQAIFRHGDKVFNEKLQYVDKNFFDMFSFPLKQGSSATVLNDLSSLVITSNLARKFFGEQNPIGKTLVMQQKKGEEKIFTITGVCEEAPGNSSLALNILIPFEHEENYQENKNQLYNYYSTLVFAELTEHASINTFRQHLSRFINTHYADEIAQIRGDKKLDASTPIYQLGFTNIADTHFDTSVYWNKVSNPLYTYILSGIALLILLIACINYISLSMTSASSRTQEIGIRKVIGASRKQVAWQLWIETQLLVIAAVICAILLVHVFLPAFNYFTEKQLTFQLLKQPVLMAALLGLTVLVGAIVGGYPALFLSGFHPIKVLKSNRTYRFNPRLSGALVLVQYTLCLFLVTSSMIMYRQMQFITRKDLGYNKEQVLVVSNHNNKNMDVLMERIRQFAAGNPDIVSVSSTSGSFSKNSMAFYFNIQGENLPVDVYMVDQAYIPTLGIQLQEGRNFSSELRSDSNAIIINETLAARLGKDGRVGEMSEALSSRVVGVVKDYHYASLESKIAPMALFYRPNSVGSVLVKIKPGRIPEALSAVENNWKTLSNGQPFEYSFLDEDINSQYKTYQRWMGMMGASTLFAIGIACLGLFGLSGLMAVNRTKEIGIRKVLGATLTHIFFLLNKSTVKIALVAFVLAVPFSWYLMNKWLDDFAYRISISWEIFAVAGLIGILTAIVAVSAPSIKAALMNPVKSLRNE; from the coding sequence ATGCTAAAGAATTATTTTAAAACGGCTGTACGGCATCTTGTCAAGCAAAAAGCCTATGCCTTTATCAACGGATTTGGTCTGTCGGTCGGAATTGCTTTTTGCCTGCTCATCCTTACTTTTATTCAGGACGAACTTTCGTTTGACCGTTTTCATACAAAAGCTGACCGCATTTACCGCATACACCGGACCAATCTGGCCGAGCCTGCTACCGGAGAAGAGGAAAAAGGATTTTTTAGCAATCTTAAAAACAGGCATGGAAATAAATTAATCTATCTGCCTATACCCTTAGCCCCACTAATGCAGGAAGAAATTCCTGAAATCAAACAAACAGTCCGGGTGAGGGAAGGACAGGCCATCTTCAGACATGGTGATAAGGTTTTCAACGAGAAACTGCAATATGTTGATAAGAATTTCTTTGACATGTTCTCCTTCCCACTCAAACAAGGAAGCAGCGCTACCGTTTTAAACGATTTATCGAGCCTGGTAATTACTTCGAACCTTGCCCGTAAATTTTTTGGCGAGCAAAATCCTATCGGCAAAACACTGGTGATGCAACAGAAGAAAGGGGAGGAAAAAATATTCACCATTACCGGAGTTTGTGAGGAGGCACCTGGTAATTCCAGTCTTGCTCTTAACATCCTGATTCCTTTCGAGCACGAAGAAAACTACCAGGAAAACAAAAATCAACTCTACAATTATTATAGTACCCTGGTTTTTGCAGAACTGACAGAACATGCCTCAATTAACACTTTCCGGCAACATCTTTCCAGGTTTATCAATACCCATTATGCGGATGAAATCGCACAGATACGAGGCGATAAAAAGCTGGATGCCTCTACACCCATATACCAGTTGGGGTTCACCAATATTGCGGATACCCATTTCGATACTTCGGTCTATTGGAATAAAGTAAGCAATCCGCTGTATACGTATATTTTGTCGGGTATTGCTTTACTTATTTTACTCATTGCCTGCATCAATTACATTTCCCTGTCCATGACCAGCGCTTCTTCCCGCACGCAGGAAATTGGTATTCGCAAAGTGATTGGAGCCAGCCGTAAACAGGTAGCCTGGCAATTATGGATAGAAACACAATTACTGGTGATCGCTGCTGTTATATGTGCTATTCTGCTGGTACATGTTTTTCTGCCGGCTTTCAATTATTTTACTGAGAAACAACTGACTTTCCAATTGCTGAAACAGCCTGTACTAATGGCTGCACTATTAGGACTTACAGTATTGGTGGGCGCTATTGTAGGAGGCTATCCGGCTCTGTTTTTATCCGGTTTTCACCCGATAAAAGTCCTGAAAAGCAACCGCACTTACCGTTTTAATCCGCGTCTTTCTGGTGCACTGGTATTGGTGCAATATACTTTATGTCTGTTTCTGGTGACCAGTTCCATGATTATGTACCGTCAGATGCAATTTATCACCCGCAAAGACTTGGGCTATAATAAAGAGCAGGTACTAGTGGTAAGCAATCACAACAACAAAAATATGGATGTGCTGATGGAGCGCATCAGGCAGTTTGCCGCTGGTAATCCGGATATCGTTTCGGTAAGCTCCACAAGTGGGTCGTTCAGCAAAAATTCTATGGCTTTTTACTTTAATATCCAGGGAGAAAACCTGCCGGTAGATGTGTATATGGTAGACCAGGCATACATTCCGACTTTGGGGATACAACTGCAGGAAGGCCGCAATTTTTCCTCGGAACTACGCAGTGATTCTAATGCGATAATCATCAACGAAACGCTGGCAGCCAGATTGGGTAAAGACGGGAGGGTAGGAGAAATGTCTGAAGCCTTGAGCAGCCGGGTGGTGGGCGTAGTAAAAGATTACCACTATGCTTCCCTGGAAAGTAAAATTGCGCCAATGGCTCTTTTCTACAGGCCAAACAGTGTAGGGTCGGTGCTTGTAAAAATTAAACCAGGACGGATTCCGGAGGCGCTTTCAGCGGTAGAAAACAACTGGAAAACCTTATCCAACGGCCAGCCTTTCGAATATTCTTTTCTCGATGAAGATATTAACAGCCAGTATAAAACCTATCAGCGGTGGATGGGAATGATGGGTGCCTCTACACTATTTGCTATAGGCATTGCCTGCCTGGGTTTATTTGGCCTTTCCGGACTAATGGCTGTTAACCGCACCAAAGAGATTGGCATCCGCAAAGTATTAGGAGCCACATTAACGCATATTTTCTTTTTACTCAACAAAAGCACCGTAAAAATAGCCCTGGTTGCCTTCGTGCTGGCGGTGCCTTTTTCCTGGTATTTAATGAATAAATGGCTCGATGATTTTGCGTACCGCATTAGTATTTCCTGGGAAATATTTGCCGTAGCCGGACTCATCGGAATTCTTACAGCTATAGTTGCGGTAAGTGCGCCGTCTATTAAGGCGGCATTAATGAACCCGGTAAAAAGCCTGCGAAATGAATAA